The Medicago truncatula cultivar Jemalong A17 chromosome 4, MtrunA17r5.0-ANR, whole genome shotgun sequence genome includes a region encoding these proteins:
- the LOC25493178 gene encoding F-box protein At4g35733, producing METINKVLNLMNFRVVELFELYTPSNLKGEIDFHYFCSIRKVIFSSIEGHCMVFALYSGKAVIVSNIEENTYTMLEDDGGETHCFDDMILYKGQLYVVDKMGTIFWFHALSFKLVQFSPKNLYCCEENGHIRVNACENKKKLVEYDGSLYVVDLYINDERYYKWGYYLKDVFVEVYKLDQEWGKWLKVKDLGDVSFVLSKDSNFALLAQDYYGFEGNCIYFYFDHKASCFNLKNLETKVADIFWPCPTLFHPVTN from the coding sequence ATGGAGACTATAAACAAAGTTTTGAATTTGATGAACTTTCGAGTTGTGGAGTTGTTTGAACTATATACTCCTAGTAATCTTAAAGGTGAAAttgattttcattatttttgcaGCATTCGCAAAGTAATCTTTTCTTCCATTGAGGGTCATTGTATGGTCTTTGCACTGTATTCAGGTAAAGCGGTGATAGTTTCCAACATTGAAGAAAATACATATACCATGTTAGAGGACGATGGTGGAGAAACCCAttgttttgatgatatgataCTTTACAAGGGCCAACTTTATGTTGTGGATAAAATGGGAACAATATTCTGGTTCCATGCTTTGTCTTTCAAGTTGGTTCAGTTTTCACCTAAAAACTTGTACTGTTGTGAAGAAAATGGGCATATAAGGGTGAATGCTTGCGAAAACAAGAAGAAATTAGTAGAGTATGATGGAAGTCTCTATGTGGTTGACCTGTATATTAATGATGAAAGATATTACAAATGGGGTTACTATTTGAAGGATGTTTTTGTGGAAGTTTATAAGCTTGATCAAGAATGGGGTAAATGGTTAAAAGTAAAAGATTTGGGTGATGTTTCATTTGTTTTGAGTAAAGACTCAAACTTTGCATTGTTAGCTCAAGATTATTATGGATTTGAAGGAAATTGCATCTATTTCTATTTTGATCACAAGGCTTCTTGTTTCAACTTGAAGAATTTAGAGACTAAGGTTGCTGACATTTTTTGGCCTTGTCCAACTTTGTTCCATCCTGTGACCAATTAA